Genomic segment of Salvia hispanica cultivar TCC Black 2014 chromosome 2, UniMelb_Shisp_WGS_1.0, whole genome shotgun sequence:
CGTCCCATTGGCAGCAGCATCTAAGCTTCTGAACCTATCTAGGATCTCATGTATCagcttttttttcaaactgTGGGGCAattcttcaactctttcttcaCTTGCAAATTTTTCCTTTAGCTGTGAGATCATTAACCACAAAGAATACATCCATTATGTAGCAGTAACACTAGTGATAACAAAACCAACATCAAGACACATACACAATATAACCTAGAGATTTGCACAGCCAGATATTCACAACTACTTCCTCAAGCTAAACGGGATCTCACCAATCGAATAAGTTCTGTGGGTTCTGCTGCTTTTCGTATTCGATTCGACTCTTCCATTCTGCTAATCTGATTTGCATTGTATTTAAATACTGGATAAGCAGTAAGCACAACAAAGGTTAGCTAGAAGACTATTTTCAGCCAGGCAAACACCCATATATTTGACTAATTGAGTAAACAAAGTAGTGCAACACAATCAAACAATAACTCTGGATatcaaaaagataattgaAACTTAAAGATAAAGGCTCTAGCTGCAAGAaccaaattttaatcaaatccAATTGGGGTTTCAAGAGAATGAAAGACAAAAAGGGTGAAACTTATTCAGAAGCTCTTACTGGTGCGAGTGTCAGCGAAGGAGTAGTTGTAAACAGAAGCGTAGAGAGAGTGGAGCACATAGAGAGCAACAACAATGTTCACAGAACAAACAACCAAAGTCGTTCTCTTGTAAGAACACTCTCCTCTCGCCATCTCCCCTTCAGCTTCTCATCCATACCATCATCCTCACTCTCTCTATATGTATAATGTAATAATGTGTATGATTATGAACAGATTTCTCAAGATTTATACGTTTTCCCAGCACAAAGAGGAAGAAGCTTGGGAATTTAGAGCGGATTTAGAACTGGATGGATCGAATCAATGGAACCTTATTCGATTGCTTTTTTCTCTCACTCTATCTTTTTACAGTGAGTCGATGTTTTATTACTGAAATTGAACCCCTTTTTCGAAGTGAGAAAGCATTCGCAATTAAACGTTGCTTAAAATGTCGGTTTACTTTTAGTTTAGGTCATATGTATGCAGGTTACATCTTGAGCTTTATTTGATTGTCAATAgctttcttaattttcatggagtacttatttgtttttaaagaTTTCGTCTCATTCaactatttttgaaaatttcaaaaattttatgaattacataaaagttaaatttaattggttctttagtttattatttgaaataataaataaattattaaatttagcctttttatgtaatttttttaattaatgactTCAACAATAATTTATGAGGTAtcagattaaaattaaatgtacgTGTTAcacactttctattttagtttgtgtcacactttcctttgttagaaaaaaaaaattctttcacattatatgtataaaaatatattttctccttttaaTTAAggtataaaaaagaaagaatgaatGACTATCACGATCACATCCATTCTAAggtagatgtcacatttcattctttctttttaaaattttttggcaTGTGATGCCAACGGGGTAAGTACTCATACTAAAACATCAAGAAAATCCCTACAATAGTCATATAATGAATCCCTATTCTGCTTGCTGGAAAATTACATTAAGTCCTGCTGTTCTCAccaacaataatattcatatgctATGAATTTTCAGAATTAAATTCTTGTCGAGGTTCCCCTTCATCCTACCTTAAGAACAATCTTCATGAACTCGTAAACAAAGAAGCTTATTGAAGCCGAAGGTAGTACCTGACATACAATACAACCAACAAGGTATCAGATCAACATATCATCTATGCAGAATTTAAACTCCCATTTACAGCACAGAGTTGGAATGGTCTCACAATCAATGAAAAATTGCAGTCGATTATTTCACCTCTCCCGTTGGAGGTGCAAAAGAGTAGTATTAAGCATCTTACTTAATGAAGCATGTGTTTCAATTGCATAACAAGTAAAATTTCATCTCATTCAGATGCAAAACAAGAAGGATTAAATAGAGCCATGCCCAAAAATTCATATGTGGAGATGTTTGTTGTCAACATTTCAAAGAAGGGAGAAATAATGTAAATACTGAAAGTATACCTGCAATAAACTGGGAATAAGACCTGCATAAAGAGCAGGGACACCACCTTGCTCAACTATCTTGACACAAGTTGCTAACGTACCCAACCTAGTTGCACGGCCTTGCAGCTGGAGCTGCCTTCTCACTACCTCAAATGGGTAGGTAGCAGCTTCAGCACAAGCACCTGCAATAGCACCATGCAATAGAGTTCTCACCGGTCCCAATTCCAGCTGCTCAAAAGCATTCAATTCTTGATGCTGTTGTTTCAAATtctcaattcttttttttccctcaGGTGAATGCAGATAAGCTGATTTCAATATgtcatatactccataaaacacTGCGCCTGATGGTGCCATGCTAAGAATTGAGGGCAATAATCCCTTGTAAAGAGAAAGAACCCCTTCATTATGAATAATATGTCGAAAAGCGCCAATAACTCCACCCAGTACTTCCCCTCCAGGCGCCACAAGCCTGGTCCGTATCTGAAGCAAGTATAGTTTTAGTGTAACCTCTTGACCAGACTCACCAgatacaaaatttggtttctaTATCACATCAAGAATTctctcaataaaaaataacatgcaTAGTAGCAAATAAATTATCAGAGCAATTATAGCAAAGAATAACGATTTCATCCCACCTTCCATTCTCTGAAGGGAGTAGTGGCATTTACCTTTTTGTACTTTGCATTACTATAGGAACACTATGTTATTCACTCATTGACAGATGCAGAGTATTTATCAGAGAATAGATAGTGAGAGAGCAAGTAGGAAAAACATGATACTCTCTCCTTTTACAGCAAATTTCAGAAACCATTTGTCCTTCAAATCCATTTTGCACCAATATATATGACTATGAAGTTTGGATTATTTGCACAAATATGAGCAAAAAACTAAACTCATTTGTGAAATCATTTTGCTTCAAGGACATTAAAATTTCTCCTGTAGAAACAAAGTGGATCAGCAAAGAGGAGTATTTCAAATTGTGACAACTGACAAGAATTGACGGcccaaatataaaaagtggacGAACTAGAGCACTTTATGGATTGCCACTCACTGTATCCAAGGGCAAGCATAGGACAGTAGCCGTCATACCAGCTGCAGCGCCCGCAATAAATCTCTCAGAATTCGTGGTTTCCTCATTTCCAGATAGTTTGAGAAGCTGCTTTCTGTATGTATCATAAGCACAGAAATTAATCGCCTTGAAAGGTGCCGTGCGCAGTATGTTAACAAAATTTCCCTTCCAAAAGCCTCTCAAGCCTTGCGTAGTTGCTATTCTGTTGATAAGCATGTACAAGTCCCCCTTCTCGCCACGAACTATATACTCCAACTTCAGCCTCTCCAGCGGAGCAAGGCAAGTTCTGTTTCAACAACATTTCATCAGCACAATGCTGCTCTAGCAACAATTACAAACACAAATTGTAGGTTTGACATCCCaatattttcttctccttGTTGAATTACAGATAATCGTTGGAAACAAGTGTTGTCCAATCATAATGCAAACCTATCAATATGGTTCTAAATCTTAGTGAtctaaaaaaacacataacaGTAGCACAAATTTGCAGAAGTAGAGCAGTTGACATACAATAAcattacaaaaacaaaattaattaaaaactattAAAACACAAAGAGAGGCAGACCTTGAAACCATCGCAGCCACAGCACCAGCGCACAAATGCTTGGTGGTGTTCATCGCCGCCCCCCGCCCCCTCAACCGCCTATTAACCCCCTTTTCCGGCTTCGTCGCGGCACTGCCAACCGCCTCATTACACTCACTAGATTCTGCAGAGTTGATAACTGCTCCATCTTTCCCCTTAAAAGACAAACTCAAACACAAAAATTCGCCCCGTTTTCGCCGAGATTGCACCGGGCGACTGTTACAAGAAACTTCGCCGACGATTCTATTGACAATTGACGAAGGAATTGCGCTGGAATCGAGGAACAATCCACCGGAAGAGAAAAATGAGGTATGAGTATAATCGTTAAGGCGAAGATTGGATTCTGACATTTCGTGCGTGGAATTCGGATAAAATTGGGGAATGATGTCAGGTATTTGGGATATTGATGGTTGGAAATCGAAATGCTAGTGAATATTCATGGAATGATACGATTACGAAGCAGCACCTATTTAGCGCGGGCTCCATCACCATGGATAGCAGAGCTCTCACCCTGCATCAGTAGCACAATTTTCTTCTGGCAAAGCTACTGTTGTTGATGGATGCTTACCACTTGTTTTTGCCGAGCTTTGTATTTTTGTGGGGCACTCTTCTTCCTAACTAATTATAGGTTAATGCAAATTCTTGTTcataactaattatatttatgctGCCACTGAAATATACCGAccctacaaaataaataaatggttaaacatattttagtctgaaaatttttaatttacattttactctattttttattttaaattttactgtTTAGCTTGaactttcacattttttttcaatttaaagttacattattaaaaaaaatcgacaTCAAAAGTTTTGTTGGGACTATCCACAAAACTAGAAGATTCATCCAAACATACAAGTAAAATACTTAGACTAAGAGCATCTATATAGCATATAAGCAACGATTCAATTAAATGatttataaaagtatgagGATTGTTCTGCGGATATCAAATGAAGTCAaacttatactactaataaattagGTTAATGACTCGATTGCTAAATTAAAAGTAGTGGTCCTCTTAAGCAGGGACGGAGCCAGAAAATTATAGTAGAGGGGGCAAAAGTATaaacattcaaaattttctttagagaagctttaatttttgttcatCTACAGCTATAAACTCTTTGGTTTTTTCTGCATGTTCTATATTCtataaggaaaagaaaaatattttatccatCTTTTCTATTATCTTGGATTCTAGCTGCATTTTATGTTATTAGATGGGGCaattatacttttttattataatacatGGAGGGGCAATTTAGTGCttagttaataaattaatataatttgctATATAAATCTACATGTATGTGGAAAATTGTGGAAGGGATCACCTCATACATAGCAtaatacattttataatacacCATTAATTAGTTGACAAGTGGATCCtattttatagttaaaaaGATTATTTCTAAACTTTATTTCCTTCACTTTCTTACTACCATATTCAATCAAGATAAATTTGTCAACTCTTGTTAAAATAGATATCATAGgtcaaattttacttttttaaaagattatatGAAAAGTGTAACTTTTTTAcgtattcaaaaaaatatataaatgtaaaaaatttcccatttcatttctttttttattttattatgatgatttactttttaataaCACTCAAAGAACGTCGCccttatataaaattataataaccTAAAGCttgaccaaattttatgttttatatagCTATTATCtcaagataaaatgatataaatttattatatatattctataaaaataattttaaaatttattaagttaaaagagttgacataattagtagaatattttttttaaattctaataGAATCAACTAATTAcgtcaaacttttttttaattaattaaaattttgcaacTATTTTATAGAGTActgttttttctatttcgataatagttatataaaatatgaaatttggtcaaattcaaGTTAATTACTTACTatacatttttatatgatCGAGATCTTTTACagatataaaaaatcaaacaatcttaataaaattagaaaagaaatttttaaattttttggaatacataaaaatttattatttttatataaatattttggagtaaataaaatttgacttattaaatatttttaacaacAGTTGCGTAACTTGgttgattaataaaataaaaaaaagaaataaaataggaaatttttgatatttatatattttttagaatacGTAAACACTTTTTATataatctttttaaaaaagtcaaatttgacctatgatatttttttaacaagaGTTAACAAAATTATCTTGATTGAATATGGTAGTAAGAAAGTGaaggaaataaattttaaaaataacctTTTTAACCATAAAATAGGATTTACTTGTCAACTTATTAATGgtgtattataaaatgtattaTACTATGTATGAGGTGATTCCTTCCGGGAAAATTGaggtggggcatttgccccttcTCATTATGAATTGGATCCGTCCCTGCTCTTAAGtgtaacatataaatatacgTCAATAGAGTCTAGTTAAGAAtcgagaaaagaaaaacaaattctCTTAAAAACTATAGCTCTTGGAAGACGATTTTCTCACTTCAAAGTTCATCTAACAACGTTGTGAATTTAAGAAGCACGCTTCTGCTTTCCGTTTATCAATCAAATTCAACACGTATGGCTTTATGTGAATGTGATTCCAAAACACATCAAACTTGTCATTAGATTAAGCAAATCAAGATAATACAAAAGTCAAAAGTAGTTGTGAATAAGACTTTGCATGAGCTCACATGTTGGCTCATGCATGTTGCTACTTATAGCCAAGACAGTGAATAGGTgtcataaattctgattctTAGCCATTCTTAGTTAATTGACTATAGATTTCGCACGCTAACATGTCTATTCTTTCATACTATCATTTCTACTCCTCAACAAAAAAAGGACAGAAACTATTCAATGCTTTtgtctcaaaaaaaaaaaattgcagttATGAGATACTTCATGTGAAGCTTACAACTTGGCCTAACTAAACAAACTTAATGTAGCATGTTCTAACACAAACTCCTATAGGAAATTAACCATAAACATAATTCAAAGTTGAATGAAATAACACCAAACAAACTAGTGATCATCTCAACCTCCTCACTGCGGTTGTCCTTCTTCAGCTTTGGGGGCTTCCTTAATCTCATCAGCTCCTTCCTCCTGCAAAAAGGCATCATcttaaaaatcacaattacCGAGAATTCGATTAATTTGATCTTGTAATTTTTGCTAACCTGAACGTCGGAGGTCCATAAAGTGAGGTTGTCGCGA
This window contains:
- the LOC125203366 gene encoding probable mitochondrial adenine nucleotide transporter BTL3 isoform X2 — translated: MVMEPALNSAIPSSIVNRIVGEVSCNSRPVQSRRKRGEFLCLSLSFKGKDGAVINSAESSECNEAVGSAATKPEKGVNRRLRGRGAAMNTTKHLCAGAVAAMVSRTCLAPLERLKLEYIVRGEKGDLYMLINRIATTQGLRGFWKGNFVNILRTAPFKAINFCAYDTYRKQLLKLSGNEETTNSERFIAGAAAGMTATVLCLPLDTIRTRLVAPGGEVLGGVIGAFRHIIHNEGVLSLYKGLLPSILSMAPSGAVFYGVYDILKSAYLHSPEGKKRIENLKQQHQELNAFEQLELGPVRTLLHGAIAGACAEAATYPFEVVRRQLQLQGRATRLGTLATCVKIVEQGGVPALYAGLIPSLLQVLPSASISFFVYEFMKIVLKVG
- the LOC125203366 gene encoding probable mitochondrial adenine nucleotide transporter BTL3 isoform X1, with translation MSESNLRLNDYTHTSFFSSGGLFLDSSAIPSSIVNRIVGEVSCNSRPVQSRRKRGEFLCLSLSFKGKDGAVINSAESSECNEAVGSAATKPEKGVNRRLRGRGAAMNTTKHLCAGAVAAMVSRTCLAPLERLKLEYIVRGEKGDLYMLINRIATTQGLRGFWKGNFVNILRTAPFKAINFCAYDTYRKQLLKLSGNEETTNSERFIAGAAAGMTATVLCLPLDTIRTRLVAPGGEVLGGVIGAFRHIIHNEGVLSLYKGLLPSILSMAPSGAVFYGVYDILKSAYLHSPEGKKRIENLKQQHQELNAFEQLELGPVRTLLHGAIAGACAEAATYPFEVVRRQLQLQGRATRLGTLATCVKIVEQGGVPALYAGLIPSLLQVLPSASISFFVYEFMKIVLKVG